A genomic region of Dickeya solani IPO 2222 contains the following coding sequences:
- a CDS encoding DNA polymerase III subunit psi, whose product MTSRRDWLLQQLGITQWTLRRPSVLKGEIAVSLPPDARLLIIADPLPASDDPLLQDVVRSLNLSPQQIVSLTPRQAQMLPEHTRCHSWWLGPPAADPLALDGVQLTSPALAELSHNAGAKRALWQQICHHEHDFHPNPS is encoded by the coding sequence ATGACATCAAGACGGGACTGGCTGTTGCAGCAACTGGGGATCACCCAGTGGACCTTGCGTCGTCCGTCGGTGCTGAAAGGCGAGATCGCCGTCAGCCTGCCGCCTGACGCCCGGCTGCTGATCATCGCCGATCCGCTGCCCGCCAGCGACGATCCGCTATTGCAGGATGTGGTGCGCAGCCTGAATCTCTCCCCGCAGCAGATAGTCAGCCTGACGCCGCGTCAGGCGCAGATGCTGCCGGAACACACCCGCTGCCACAGCTGGTGGCTGGGGCCGCCCGCCGCCGACCCGTTGGCGTTGGATGGCGTACAACTGACCAGCCCGGCTCTGGCCGAGCTTTCTCACAACGCCGGGGCGAAACGCGCCCTATGGCAACAGATTTGTCACCATGAACATGATTTCCACCCTAACCCCAGCTGA
- the rsmC gene encoding 16S rRNA (guanine(1207)-N(2))-methyltransferase RsmC, whose protein sequence is MSALTPASEVILRHSDEFVSRRVLFAGDLQDTLPANFDAAAVTVHTTQYHHWQQLQPVLGDNVHFSLLAQAETVAGCDTLIYYWPKSKQEAQFQLFNLLSLLPVGCDIFVVGENRSGVRSAEGILEPIAAVNKIDSARRCGLYHGRLETPTTFALEDWWLEYDVDGVPVHTLPGVFSREGLDTGSQLLLSTLEPHRKGKVLDLACGAGVLAASFARISPKIRLTLSDVGAAALEASRSTLAANGLEGQVIASNAYSDIQGRFDLIISNPPFHDGMQTSLHAAEVMIRAAASHLNIEGELRIVANAFLPYPALLDETFGSHEVIAQTGRFRVYRAVLRRNKHR, encoded by the coding sequence ATGTCAGCATTAACCCCCGCCAGTGAAGTGATACTGCGTCACAGTGATGAATTTGTTTCCCGCCGGGTGCTGTTTGCCGGCGATCTGCAAGATACGCTGCCCGCTAATTTTGATGCAGCCGCCGTCACCGTGCACACCACGCAGTATCATCACTGGCAGCAGTTGCAGCCCGTACTGGGCGACAACGTGCACTTCTCGCTGCTGGCACAGGCTGAAACCGTAGCCGGGTGCGATACCCTGATTTACTACTGGCCGAAAAGCAAACAGGAAGCGCAGTTCCAACTGTTCAACCTGCTGTCACTGCTGCCGGTGGGCTGCGACATTTTCGTCGTCGGCGAGAACCGTAGCGGGGTACGCAGCGCCGAAGGTATTCTGGAGCCGATTGCCGCCGTCAACAAGATCGACAGCGCCCGCCGCTGCGGCCTGTACCACGGTCGTCTGGAAACACCGACTACGTTTGCGCTGGAGGATTGGTGGCTGGAGTATGACGTGGATGGCGTACCGGTACACACACTGCCGGGCGTATTCAGCCGCGAGGGTCTGGACACCGGCAGCCAATTGCTGCTCTCAACGCTGGAACCGCATCGCAAGGGTAAGGTGCTGGATCTCGCCTGCGGCGCCGGGGTGCTGGCGGCATCGTTTGCCCGCATATCGCCGAAAATCCGCCTGACGCTAAGCGATGTCGGCGCCGCCGCGCTGGAAGCGAGCCGGTCGACGCTGGCGGCCAACGGCCTGGAAGGGCAGGTGATCGCCAGTAACGCGTACTCGGATATTCAGGGGCGTTTTGATCTCATCATCTCCAACCCGCCGTTCCATGACGGCATGCAGACTAGCCTGCACGCGGCGGAAGTGATGATTCGCGCCGCCGCCTCTCATCTGAACATAGAAGGCGAACTGCGTATTGTCGCTAACGCTTTTCTGCCGTACCCGGCACTGCTGGACGAAACCTTCGGCAGCCATGAGGTTATCGCCCAGACCGGTCGTTTCCGCGTTTACCGCGCGGTACTGCGCCGCAATAAGCACCGTTAA
- a CDS encoding aldo/keto reductase — MQQRKLGPQGPTVSALGLGCMGMSDFYSPGQDETEAIATLHRALELGVTLLDTADMYGPHTNEMLVGKAIKGKRDQVFLSTKFGILRDPANPNLRGVCGRPEYIRQAVEGSLKRLGVEVIDLYYQHRVDPAVPIEDSVGALADLVKAGKIRYIGLSEASAATLERAHRVHPITALQSEYSLWTRDVEAEILPACRRLGIGFVPYSPLGRGFLTGAIKRRDALAADDFRRANPRFSDENFAKNLQLVEKITQLAREKAVTPSQLALAWVLAQGEHIVPIPGTKRRRYLEENVGALSVSLTPRELDDINAIFPPEAAAGARYGQEGMATLDNA, encoded by the coding sequence ATGCAACAACGAAAACTGGGCCCACAGGGGCCAACGGTATCTGCACTGGGCCTCGGCTGCATGGGGATGAGCGACTTCTATTCTCCCGGGCAGGATGAAACCGAAGCCATCGCCACCCTGCATCGGGCGCTGGAGCTAGGCGTCACCTTGCTGGACACGGCCGACATGTACGGCCCTCACACCAATGAAATGCTGGTGGGAAAGGCGATCAAAGGCAAACGGGATCAGGTGTTTCTGTCCACCAAATTCGGCATTCTGCGCGACCCGGCCAACCCGAACCTGCGCGGCGTCTGCGGCCGGCCGGAATACATCCGCCAGGCGGTCGAAGGCAGCCTGAAACGTCTGGGCGTCGAGGTCATCGATCTTTATTACCAGCACCGCGTCGATCCGGCGGTGCCGATTGAAGACAGCGTCGGCGCGCTGGCCGATCTGGTTAAAGCCGGCAAGATTCGTTATATCGGCCTGAGCGAAGCCTCCGCCGCCACGCTGGAACGCGCGCACCGCGTTCACCCTATCACCGCGCTGCAAAGCGAATACTCATTGTGGACGCGGGATGTGGAAGCGGAGATCCTGCCTGCCTGCCGCCGTCTGGGCATCGGTTTTGTGCCTTACAGCCCGCTGGGGCGCGGTTTTCTAACCGGCGCCATCAAACGGCGGGACGCCCTGGCCGCGGACGATTTCCGACGCGCCAACCCGCGCTTCAGCGACGAAAACTTCGCTAAAAACCTGCAACTGGTGGAAAAAATTACGCAACTGGCGCGGGAAAAAGCGGTAACGCCATCGCAGCTGGCACTGGCCTGGGTACTGGCGCAGGGCGAGCACATCGTGCCGATTCCCGGCACCAAACGCCGTCGCTACCTGGAAGAAAATGTCGGCGCGCTGTCGGTATCGCTGACGCCACGCGAGCTGGATGACATTAACGCCATCTTCCCGCCGGAGGCAGCCGCGGGCGCGCGCTACGGACAGGAAGGCATGGCAACGCTCGATAACGCCTGA
- a CDS encoding LysR family transcriptional regulator codes for MDQVQAMRVFVRIVEAESFSRAAEKLGLPRATVSQTLKRLELRLGVRLLQRTTRQVQVTDEGMLYYQRCVQLLAEIEETDALFSRQRQQPSGRVRIDMPHSLARQVVIPSLPEFYRRYPQISLVLSANDSAINVMREGVDCVLRAWQVDDDSLVARSLPSLPQVTCASAAYCAEFGVPDTLEALISHRMVGYFSLRTSHRYPLEFMQQGQIITRTLPSLVEINGADAYIAACQAGMGIIQAPRYGLASLLASGELVEILPQLPPPDMPLYVMYPSGRFLAPRIRVVIEWLAQCFHQAPFV; via the coding sequence ATGGATCAGGTTCAGGCTATGCGGGTGTTTGTGCGCATTGTGGAGGCGGAAAGCTTCAGCCGGGCGGCGGAAAAGCTGGGGCTACCGCGCGCCACCGTCAGCCAGACGCTGAAACGGCTGGAGCTGCGGCTGGGAGTGCGTCTGTTGCAACGTACCACCCGTCAGGTACAGGTGACGGACGAAGGCATGCTGTACTACCAGCGCTGTGTGCAGTTGCTGGCGGAAATTGAGGAAACGGACGCGCTGTTTTCCCGCCAGCGTCAGCAGCCCAGCGGGCGGGTGCGGATTGATATGCCGCATTCGCTGGCCCGGCAGGTGGTGATTCCGTCGTTGCCCGAGTTTTACCGCCGCTACCCGCAGATTTCGCTGGTGCTGAGCGCCAACGATTCAGCGATTAACGTGATGCGCGAAGGCGTGGACTGCGTGCTGCGCGCCTGGCAGGTGGATGATGATTCGTTGGTGGCGCGTTCGCTGCCGTCGCTGCCGCAGGTCACCTGCGCCTCAGCCGCTTATTGTGCCGAATTCGGCGTGCCCGATACGCTGGAGGCGCTAATATCCCACCGTATGGTGGGCTATTTTTCGCTGCGCACATCGCATCGCTACCCGCTGGAGTTCATGCAGCAGGGGCAAATCATCACCCGCACCTTGCCCAGTCTGGTGGAAATCAACGGCGCCGATGCCTATATCGCCGCCTGTCAGGCCGGAATGGGGATTATTCAGGCGCCTCGCTATGGTCTGGCGTCGTTGCTGGCGAGCGGCGAACTGGTGGAGATCCTGCCGCAGTTGCCGCCGCCCGATATGCCGCTGTATGTGATGTATCCTTCCGGGCGTTTTCTGGCGCCGCGTATTCGGGTGGTTATCGAGTGGCTTGCGCAATGCTTCCATCAGGCGCCGTTTGTCTGA
- a CDS encoding TetR/AcrR family transcriptional regulator, giving the protein MTTSKYLRARSDEQKEERRRHLLDTAKLLLLEIPDVHALGINELARYAQMTKSNVYRYFESSEAVLLTVLVEEFMIWRTELRAALSREARHRGTAEHIVRAFTTTVAARPLLCRLISVFPSILERNISAERMVGFKHGLLNIRKETALDFHSCIPSVSASEFEQFIHQALPLLIGLWPLSNPAKVAAEVVARPDLVALRYDFERDLEEGLLMLLRGRFSE; this is encoded by the coding sequence ATGACTACATCGAAATATTTAAGGGCACGGTCTGACGAGCAGAAGGAAGAGCGCCGGCGGCACCTGCTTGATACCGCGAAGTTGCTGCTGCTCGAAATCCCTGACGTCCACGCTCTGGGCATCAATGAACTGGCGCGGTACGCGCAGATGACCAAGTCGAACGTGTATCGCTACTTTGAGAGCAGCGAAGCCGTCTTGCTCACGGTGCTTGTTGAGGAGTTCATGATTTGGCGCACCGAGCTGCGCGCAGCACTAAGCCGCGAGGCGCGACATCGGGGAACCGCCGAACACATCGTGCGAGCCTTCACCACGACGGTAGCGGCGCGTCCGCTCTTGTGTCGCCTCATCAGCGTCTTCCCGTCAATTCTTGAGCGCAATATCTCCGCCGAGCGAATGGTGGGCTTCAAGCATGGGCTGCTAAATATACGGAAAGAGACGGCGCTCGACTTTCACAGCTGCATACCGTCTGTCTCGGCATCCGAGTTTGAGCAATTTATTCACCAGGCCCTGCCCTTACTCATCGGCCTCTGGCCACTGAGCAATCCAGCCAAAGTTGCGGCGGAAGTAGTTGCACGCCCCGATCTGGTGGCCCTTCGCTATGATTTTGAGCGCGATCTGGAAGAGGGGTTGCTCATGCTTCTGCGTGGTCGGTTCAGTGAGTGA
- a CDS encoding SDR family NAD(P)-dependent oxidoreductase, with product MASTIDSWVLITGASSGFGEEFARQYAAKGHPLVLVARRLDRLQTLAESLRTTYGVIVLVEQVDLSDVHAIGQLHSRLCDQGIAVDILINNAGHGLQGPFLDTQLDAAMAMVQLDIASLTAMTHLFGQDMRQRGRGKILLVASLLAYYGVHNMAVYGAAKAYVLRLGDALHREFKGDGVTVTSLCPGMSDTGFAQTAEQKITLALRLLMMKPEPVVRAGIRALQAGRVSVVPGWANKAAVIMVWATPRRIHQALFARLMNG from the coding sequence ATGGCATCTACTATCGATTCATGGGTTCTCATCACCGGTGCTTCAAGCGGCTTTGGAGAGGAGTTTGCTCGCCAGTACGCGGCCAAGGGTCATCCATTGGTTCTCGTGGCACGCCGGCTGGACCGGCTTCAAACACTCGCTGAATCCCTGCGCACGACGTATGGTGTCATTGTGCTCGTCGAACAAGTTGACCTTTCCGATGTTCACGCTATTGGTCAACTGCATTCACGGCTGTGCGACCAAGGTATCGCCGTAGACATCCTGATAAACAACGCCGGCCATGGATTGCAAGGGCCTTTCCTTGATACGCAGCTCGACGCGGCCATGGCAATGGTGCAGTTGGACATCGCCAGCCTGACTGCCATGACGCATCTCTTTGGACAGGACATGCGTCAGCGGGGCCGTGGGAAAATCCTGCTGGTAGCCAGTCTTCTGGCTTATTATGGCGTGCATAACATGGCGGTCTATGGAGCGGCAAAGGCATATGTCCTACGGTTAGGCGATGCACTGCACCGCGAATTTAAGGGAGACGGCGTGACGGTGACTTCGCTGTGCCCAGGCATGTCGGACACCGGATTTGCGCAGACGGCAGAACAAAAGATTACACTCGCGTTGAGGCTACTCATGATGAAGCCAGAACCCGTGGTACGTGCAGGAATACGTGCGCTGCAGGCAGGGCGCGTAAGCGTGGTTCCTGGGTGGGCAAACAAGGCAGCAGTAATAATGGTCTGGGCGACGCCTCGCCGGATACATCAGGCACTCTTCGCCCGCCTGATGAACGGATGA